A window of the Mesotoga prima MesG1.Ag.4.2 genome harbors these coding sequences:
- a CDS encoding ABC transporter ATP-binding protein, with the protein MIEIRDLTKIYSGSVKAVDSISLTVNKGEIFGFLGPNGAGKTTTIKMIVGLLQPTSGSISVDDIDVVAHPVEAKSKIGYVADEPLVMDKITGVQYLNLISDVFQVPPKTRAERASKLLQNFKLSDAIKDPVSTYSHGMKQKLSLIAALIHNPDLWILDEPIVGLDPESAFILKQMMRNHVKAGNTVFFSTHVMEVAERICDRIGIINKGKLEFVGTVEELRKLRGQGSLEELFLEVTGSETENGDFAYLDAD; encoded by the coding sequence GTGATTGAGATAAGAGATTTGACAAAGATTTACAGCGGAAGCGTCAAGGCTGTTGACAGCATTTCATTGACGGTTAACAAAGGGGAGATTTTTGGCTTCCTGGGGCCCAACGGCGCCGGAAAGACTACGACAATCAAGATGATCGTCGGGTTGTTGCAGCCAACATCAGGAAGTATTTCAGTAGACGATATAGATGTGGTCGCTCACCCTGTTGAAGCAAAATCCAAGATAGGCTATGTTGCAGATGAACCACTTGTAATGGACAAGATTACGGGTGTTCAGTATCTGAACCTTATCTCAGATGTGTTTCAAGTCCCACCAAAGACCCGTGCCGAGAGGGCGTCTAAGCTTCTGCAGAATTTCAAGCTCTCAGATGCAATCAAAGATCCAGTATCCACCTACTCCCATGGGATGAAACAGAAACTTTCGCTAATTGCCGCATTGATCCATAATCCCGATCTCTGGATACTGGACGAACCGATAGTCGGCCTCGATCCGGAATCGGCATTCATTCTAAAACAAATGATGAGAAACCACGTGAAGGCAGGAAATACGGTATTCTTCTCCACTCATGTCATGGAAGTGGCAGAAAGAATTTGCGACAGGATAGGGATAATAAACAAAGGAAAGCTTGAGTTTGTAGGCACCGTTGAAGAGCTTAGGAAGCTCCGAGGCCAGGGGAGCCTTGAAGAACTCTTCCTGGAGGTGACGGGTAGTGAGACCGAAAATGGTGATTTCGCTTACCTCGACGCTGATTAA
- a CDS encoding MFS transporter, translating to MRKRIVLLLTYTFITTITISMYRVVYNLYLREIGFSNHLIGNVTSAQLWGSAIIGLLTAVLADTIGKKKILFLSAIVVPVSGIALAFVVDPTLIIVLSFIKGGFTVTAFTVVMATMTSITKTGNRAKVFGLNFGINMASGVIGNFIGGAFGDLFGLQTTLIISMVAHLPAIIPVIRLEMTESRSKLKELFNFSGLQQDQRKVLTYYFISTATVGFGAGLFIHFGNLIFKDLFNMSATGIGIALSIAQLGTAAGSTLSHKLGKRFGALKFNLTMQLLVIPLMLSLVIVREPILFTILYAFRFVFMNITNPIMTSIIFSYVPDSKLSTVSGINGFLNNTVRAVAAMIFGFIVGTSISGYTELFLLSTAFYAANAFIIFLFYRDFKNEPRVLELYDSKRTG from the coding sequence TTGAGAAAGAGAATCGTATTACTGCTGACTTATACATTCATTACTACAATAACCATCTCCATGTACCGCGTTGTCTATAACTTATATCTGAGGGAAATCGGTTTCTCAAACCACCTCATAGGCAACGTCACTTCTGCTCAGTTGTGGGGCTCGGCGATCATTGGACTGCTCACAGCTGTTCTCGCGGATACTATTGGAAAGAAGAAGATTCTCTTTCTCTCTGCGATTGTAGTTCCCGTTTCTGGAATAGCACTTGCATTCGTTGTCGATCCGACGTTAATTATCGTTTTGTCATTCATCAAAGGCGGTTTCACAGTAACTGCCTTTACAGTGGTCATGGCGACAATGACAAGCATAACAAAGACGGGAAACAGGGCAAAGGTCTTCGGTTTGAATTTCGGGATCAACATGGCAAGCGGAGTCATCGGCAATTTTATCGGCGGGGCCTTTGGAGATCTCTTCGGTCTTCAGACAACTCTAATAATCTCTATGGTTGCACATCTACCGGCAATCATACCGGTAATCAGACTCGAGATGACTGAATCGCGATCCAAGTTGAAGGAACTCTTCAACTTTTCGGGGCTCCAGCAAGACCAGCGAAAGGTGCTTACCTACTACTTCATTTCCACGGCAACCGTGGGTTTTGGAGCCGGGCTTTTCATTCACTTTGGAAATCTAATATTCAAGGACTTATTCAACATGTCGGCAACAGGTATCGGAATTGCCTTGTCAATTGCACAGCTTGGAACGGCAGCCGGTTCAACACTCTCGCACAAGCTGGGTAAACGCTTTGGGGCACTGAAGTTCAACCTGACAATGCAGTTGCTTGTTATCCCCTTGATGCTCTCTCTAGTGATTGTGAGAGAGCCGATTCTTTTCACGATACTCTATGCCTTCAGATTCGTCTTCATGAACATAACTAACCCGATCATGACCTCAATAATATTTTCGTATGTTCCAGATTCGAAGCTATCAACAGTATCGGGAATAAACGGATTTCTCAACAACACAGTCAGGGCAGTCGCTGCAATGATCTTCGGGTTCATAGTCGGCACTTCTATCAGCGGTTATACAGAGTTGTTCTTATTGAGCACTGCGTTTTATGCTGCAAATGCTTTCATCATCTTCCTGTTTTATCGGGATTTCAAGAATGAGCCTAGAGTCCTGGAACTGTATGATTCAAAGAGAACTGGGTGA
- a CDS encoding cation-translocating P-type ATPase: protein MAKHHQETIEEVIKELGSSSNEGLSGAKAKERIEQYGLNELTEKNRRSAWKILLSQLKSVMVIILIVASVITAFVGELRDTIVILAIVALNTILGFTQEYRAEKAMAALKKMSVPRVKVRRDGKIVEINSTEIVPGDIVILEAGNIVPADMRLIEATNLKIQESALTGESEAVEKTTKPIEEENPSLGDRKNMAYSGTVVTYGRGVGIVTATGMETELGKIAAMLQDTAETQTPLQKNIDQLGKILALIALGIVGVIFVMGLLRGEDLELMFMTAVSFAVAAVPEGLPTVVTIALALGAQRMLKKNALVRKLMAVETLGSVTVICSDKTGTITENRMKVTVVEMAGRTLDFGKENEPDPEALPEDDNKSFEIMLTAAALCNDAEIKPPVHKKQQADVIGDPTEGALVYAAYRVGIEKSDLEQAMPRILEIPFDSERKRMTTIHEIKSNPKGKIPADVPEHLRENAVDQYVAFTKGAVDSLVEVCDRVLEGDEIHELDDDWKRRIIETNNNLAANGMRVLGVAFRPVNSAEVEDKKVEEKNLIFTGIFGMMDPAREGVKESIMTAREAGIRPIMITGDHPLTAGYIAESLTIVDDKSNVKMGREIENLTEEELDRVTAETSVYARVAPEHKLKIVDSLQRQGNVVAMTGDGVNDAPALKQADIGIAMGITGTDVTKEVADMVLIDDNFTTIVSAIREGRTIFDNIHKFIRYILASNFGEIWIMLLGPFFGISLPLAPLQILWLNLVTDGVPALALAVEPPEKDIMKRPPNPTKEHVLANGRWNVILIGLLLSAFSLGVGLVYWMNDINGPWRTMLFSTLVFSQLFFALSVRSRTKSIFNAPFKENPYLMYAVLASFGLQLAVIYVPFMQGLFTTQALGVWDLLLSLALGSAILWIYEIKKLVTRKRQ, encoded by the coding sequence ATGGCAAAACACCATCAGGAAACAATAGAAGAGGTCATAAAAGAACTCGGATCAAGCTCAAACGAGGGGCTCTCCGGGGCAAAGGCAAAGGAGAGAATAGAACAGTATGGCTTGAACGAGCTTACAGAGAAGAACAGGCGCAGCGCATGGAAGATTCTTCTTTCACAACTGAAGTCTGTGATGGTAATAATCCTGATTGTTGCTTCGGTGATTACGGCCTTCGTCGGTGAATTAAGGGATACGATAGTAATTCTTGCGATTGTAGCCCTGAACACCATCCTGGGGTTCACTCAAGAATACAGAGCCGAAAAGGCAATGGCTGCATTGAAGAAGATGTCCGTGCCCAGAGTGAAGGTCAGGCGGGACGGAAAGATCGTGGAGATAAACTCAACAGAGATTGTTCCCGGAGATATTGTGATTCTAGAGGCCGGAAATATCGTGCCGGCAGATATGCGGCTTATCGAGGCAACCAATCTGAAGATTCAGGAGTCAGCTCTTACTGGCGAATCGGAGGCGGTGGAGAAGACTACTAAACCTATCGAAGAAGAGAACCCCTCTCTCGGTGACCGCAAAAACATGGCGTATTCCGGGACGGTTGTCACTTACGGCCGCGGAGTCGGAATAGTGACGGCAACGGGAATGGAAACCGAACTCGGGAAGATTGCAGCAATGCTTCAAGATACTGCCGAGACCCAGACCCCGCTGCAGAAGAATATCGACCAGCTCGGTAAGATTCTTGCCTTGATCGCGCTAGGAATAGTGGGTGTGATCTTCGTAATGGGCTTGCTGAGGGGCGAAGATCTAGAGCTGATGTTCATGACTGCAGTCTCTTTCGCAGTGGCCGCGGTTCCAGAAGGACTTCCGACAGTTGTTACTATTGCACTGGCTCTTGGGGCTCAGCGAATGTTGAAGAAGAACGCTCTCGTTCGGAAACTGATGGCCGTCGAGACGCTTGGTTCAGTTACCGTAATCTGTTCCGACAAGACGGGAACGATTACCGAAAACAGAATGAAAGTGACAGTCGTAGAGATGGCCGGACGGACACTGGACTTTGGAAAAGAAAATGAACCCGATCCCGAGGCCCTCCCCGAAGACGACAATAAATCCTTTGAAATAATGCTCACAGCGGCCGCGCTATGCAACGATGCCGAGATCAAACCTCCCGTCCACAAAAAGCAGCAGGCAGATGTGATCGGAGATCCGACGGAGGGCGCGCTAGTATATGCGGCTTACAGAGTCGGCATCGAGAAAAGTGACCTCGAACAGGCAATGCCCAGGATCCTGGAGATCCCCTTCGATTCGGAGCGAAAGAGGATGACAACTATCCACGAGATCAAGTCGAATCCAAAGGGTAAGATTCCTGCAGACGTTCCGGAACACCTTCGAGAAAATGCTGTCGATCAATATGTTGCATTTACTAAGGGAGCCGTCGATTCTCTCGTTGAAGTGTGTGACAGAGTACTGGAAGGTGACGAGATACATGAGTTAGATGATGACTGGAAGAGAAGAATCATAGAGACAAACAACAACCTCGCGGCAAATGGAATGAGGGTTCTTGGAGTAGCCTTCAGGCCAGTAAACTCCGCGGAAGTCGAAGACAAAAAGGTCGAAGAAAAAAATCTCATCTTCACCGGTATATTTGGAATGATGGATCCCGCAAGAGAAGGCGTCAAAGAATCGATAATGACCGCCCGTGAAGCAGGTATAAGGCCGATTATGATTACGGGTGACCATCCCCTGACAGCCGGTTATATAGCAGAGAGCCTCACCATAGTTGACGACAAGTCAAACGTCAAGATGGGTCGAGAAATCGAAAACCTTACGGAGGAGGAGCTCGACAGAGTGACCGCAGAAACCTCGGTATATGCCCGAGTCGCACCGGAACACAAGCTGAAGATCGTCGACTCTCTTCAGAGACAGGGAAATGTCGTCGCCATGACGGGTGATGGCGTTAATGACGCCCCCGCTCTCAAACAGGCCGACATAGGGATCGCTATGGGCATAACGGGGACTGACGTAACAAAGGAAGTCGCCGATATGGTTCTCATCGACGATAACTTCACCACGATCGTCTCGGCCATTCGTGAAGGAAGGACAATCTTCGACAACATACACAAGTTCATAAGGTACATCCTGGCGTCGAACTTCGGAGAGATATGGATAATGCTTCTAGGACCATTCTTTGGTATCTCGCTCCCCCTGGCGCCCCTTCAGATACTCTGGCTCAACCTGGTCACGGACGGAGTCCCCGCATTGGCGCTCGCAGTTGAACCACCGGAAAAGGATATAATGAAGCGTCCACCCAACCCGACGAAGGAACACGTCCTGGCAAATGGAAGATGGAATGTAATCCTTATCGGGCTACTGCTCTCCGCCTTTTCTCTTGGCGTTGGGTTGGTTTACTGGATGAACGATATCAACGGGCCGTGGAGAACGATGTTGTTTTCAACCCTTGTCTTCTCTCAGCTCTTCTTTGCATTGTCTGTGAGATCAAGAACGAAATCGATCTTCAACGCACCGTTCAAAGAGAATCCTTATCTAATGTATGCAGTACTGGCGAGCTTCGGGCTTCAGCTAGCAGTTATATATGTACCCTTTATGCAGGGGCTCTTCACCACACAGGCTCTGGGTGTATGGGATCTTCTCCTGTCGTTAGCCCTAGGTAGCGCGATCCTTTGGATATACGAAATCAAGAAGCTGGTTACAAGAAAAAGGCAGTAG
- a CDS encoding ABC transporter ATP-binding protein produces MERDQLTLRIRNLQKTYSGNVKAVRGIDVDVENQRIYALLGPNGAGKTTVLKSILGLVKYSGSVEVFGRPIEEVRERISFVPEEKNLYENLDIESTLRLSSRISPRFNEKQARELIENYKLPYRKKIRTFSNGMRTALYLAVALSTDADLYILDEPTWGLDPIMRDDTLELIREKVILGKTVIYTSHVIPEVEKIADEFSIMVSGKIKYTGNLDGIKEKYRIIKMPLKDKTKPSSERCLAVAKEINRLSMIVEYSEATEEYYKNDEAAISIPDLEEFFQILVRSENGNAL; encoded by the coding sequence ATGGAAAGAGATCAATTGACTCTAAGAATCAGAAATCTCCAAAAAACTTACAGTGGAAATGTGAAGGCTGTCCGCGGAATAGATGTAGATGTTGAAAACCAGCGAATATATGCCCTGCTAGGTCCAAACGGAGCGGGAAAGACCACCGTTTTGAAATCTATACTCGGCCTGGTAAAGTATTCCGGCTCAGTTGAGGTTTTTGGCAGACCAATAGAGGAAGTCAGAGAGCGAATCTCGTTCGTTCCGGAGGAGAAGAATCTTTACGAGAACCTCGATATAGAATCAACACTTAGACTGAGCAGCAGAATCTCTCCGAGATTCAACGAAAAACAGGCTCGAGAACTGATTGAGAACTACAAGCTGCCCTACAGGAAGAAGATCAGAACGTTTTCAAATGGTATGAGGACGGCTCTTTATCTCGCTGTTGCTCTATCGACAGATGCGGATCTATACATCCTCGACGAGCCGACATGGGGCCTCGATCCAATAATGAGAGACGATACGCTTGAACTGATAAGGGAGAAAGTGATCCTCGGAAAGACAGTTATCTACACATCCCATGTCATTCCAGAGGTCGAAAAGATAGCCGATGAGTTCTCGATCATGGTTAGTGGAAAGATAAAGTACACTGGTAATCTTGATGGGATCAAAGAGAAGTACAGAATAATTAAAATGCCGCTGAAGGACAAAACAAAACCGAGTTCCGAAAGATGTCTCGCTGTGGCAAAAGAGATAAACAGGCTATCTATGATAGTTGAATACTCGGAAGCAACCGAAGAATACTACAAGAACGATGAAGCTGCCATTTCAATCCCTGATCTGGAAGAGTTTTTTCAGATCCTCGTAAGGAGCGAAAATGGCAATGCCCTGTGA
- a CDS encoding MFS transporter produces the protein MRKRIVLLLTYTFITTITISMYRVVYNLYLREIGFSNHLIGNVTSAQLWGSAIIGLLTAVLADTIGKKKILFLSAIVVPVSGIALAFVVDPTLIIVLSFIKGGFTVTAFTVVMATMTSITKTGNRAKVFGLNFGINMASGVIGNFIGGAFGDLFGLQTTLIISMVAHLPAIIPVIRLEMTESRSKLKELFNFSGLQQDQRKVLTYYFISTATVGFGAGLFIHFGNLIFKDLFNMSATAIGIALSIAQLGTAAGSTLSHKLGKRFGALKFNLTMQLLVIPLMLSLVIVREPILFTILYAFRFVFMNITNPIMTSIIFSYVPDSKLSTVSGINGFLNNTVRAVAAMIFGFIVGTSISGYTELFLLSTAFYAANAFIIFLFYRDFKNEPRVLELYDSKRTG, from the coding sequence TTGAGAAAGAGAATCGTATTACTGCTGACTTATACATTCATTACTACAATAACCATCTCCATGTACCGCGTTGTCTATAACTTATATCTGAGGGAAATCGGTTTCTCAAACCACCTCATAGGCAACGTCACTTCTGCTCAGTTGTGGGGCTCGGCGATCATTGGACTGCTCACAGCTGTTCTCGCGGATACTATTGGAAAGAAGAAGATTCTCTTTCTCTCTGCGATTGTAGTTCCCGTTTCTGGAATAGCACTTGCATTCGTTGTCGATCCGACGTTAATTATCGTTTTGTCATTCATCAAAGGCGGTTTCACAGTAACTGCCTTTACAGTGGTCATGGCGACAATGACAAGCATAACAAAGACGGGAAACAGGGCAAAGGTCTTCGGTTTGAATTTCGGGATCAACATGGCAAGCGGAGTCATCGGCAATTTTATCGGCGGGGCCTTTGGAGATCTCTTCGGTCTTCAGACAACTCTAATAATCTCTATGGTTGCACATCTACCGGCAATCATACCGGTAATCAGACTCGAGATGACTGAATCGCGATCCAAGTTGAAGGAACTCTTCAACTTTTCGGGGCTTCAGCAAGACCAGAGGAAGGTGCTTACCTACTACTTCATTTCCACGGCAACGGTGGGTTTTGGAGCCGGGCTCTTCATTCACTTTGGAAATCTCATATTCAAGGACTTATTCAACATGTCGGCAACTGCTATCGGAATTGCCTTGTCCATTGCTCAGCTTGGAACGGCAGCCGGTTCAACACTCTCGCACAAGCTGGGTAAACGCTTTGGGGCACTGAAGTTCAACCTGACAATGCAGTTGCTTGTTATCCCCTTGATGCTCTCTCTAGTGATTGTGAGAGAGCCGATTCTTTTCACGATACTCTATGCCTTCAGATTCGTCTTCATGAACATAACTAACCCGATCATGACCTCAATAATCTTCTCATATGTTCCAGATTCGAAGCTATCAACAGTATCGGGAATAAACGGATTTCTCAACAACACAGTCAGGGCAGTCGCTGCAATGATCTTCGGGTTCATAGTCGGCACTTCTATCAGCGGTTATACAGAGTTGTTCTTATTGAGCACTGCGTTTTATGCTGCAAATGCTTTCATCATCTTCCTGTTTTATCGGGATTTCAAGAATGAGCCTAGAGTCCTGGAACTGTATGATTCAAAGAGAACTGGGTGA
- a CDS encoding GntR family transcriptional regulator produces MWFDIDIRSPLPIYDQIKRGVREEILKERLKEGDTLPSIREMASQIRVNPNTVARAYRELEMEGIIMARQGLGYIVVSNRDQVRDSVFENLSAELREPLLRMKKSGISLERLLEVIEKIWKEIN; encoded by the coding sequence GTGTGGTTTGACATCGACATAAGGTCCCCGTTACCAATATATGATCAAATCAAGAGGGGGGTGAGGGAAGAGATCCTTAAGGAGAGACTTAAGGAAGGGGATACTCTTCCCTCAATCCGTGAAATGGCCTCCCAAATAAGGGTGAATCCCAACACTGTCGCCAGGGCCTACAGGGAACTAGAAATGGAAGGCATAATCATGGCGAGACAGGGATTGGGGTATATAGTAGTCAGTAACAGAGATCAGGTCAGAGACTCTGTCTTTGAAAATCTCTCTGCTGAACTAAGGGAGCCCCTACTACGCATGAAGAAATCGGGAATCTCTCTGGAGAGGCTCCTGGAGGTGATTGAGAAGATATGGAAAGAGATCAATTGA
- a CDS encoding putative ABC transporter permease subunit: protein MRPKMVISLTSTLINAHYNIPRSLYHFKKRERLWEPALIIGVVLLMVFSLGPLYMSLLNTMYDQYEAAGMRQLFLAGPFLIANLFGLIMGVFLMISTFFFGDDMSVLIPLPLKSTEVLMSKFLVVLVDLMVISIAVILPAYILYGIRSGAGISYWIFMAIIFLLSQVLPIMLSAIIVLPLSRLFRFKRYRDSIVYLISALVVLGFLVFVSLTSRVDPNMSAEEFARIFSSEDAILNKTAGAYPPTILVTKALSKPFLEGLLWLLAFIGLHAAALGIFLFFGHKFYYSVYSSLQENFAKRSKLEEGEIAWLMGLQQTKFSALYKREWWYFLKVPAFAFNGFGNVLVFPILLVIAAVAGQTDQLGQMLDQFQQYKPVFVPVGALVAAVAGGINGLASSMFSREGDLIRELKVLPVDVNEIVKVKFLHIETLSLIGPAFGAVALSLILGLSFIEALVVFVVGGLTLTFLNILQMIIDSIKPILEWENPQRAMKQNVNVALSIPVVFGYVGGLGYLAFLLKDNISGTIMTIILTAIALVGIVVTWPILIKRANRLFARDL from the coding sequence GTGAGACCGAAAATGGTGATTTCGCTTACCTCGACGCTGATTAACGCTCACTACAACATACCCAGATCTCTCTATCATTTCAAGAAAAGAGAAAGACTCTGGGAACCGGCATTAATAATAGGCGTGGTACTCTTGATGGTCTTTTCTCTTGGGCCTCTTTACATGAGTCTGCTGAACACTATGTACGATCAGTATGAAGCTGCTGGAATGAGGCAGCTCTTTCTGGCAGGACCGTTTCTCATAGCGAATCTATTCGGGCTGATCATGGGAGTCTTCCTTATGATAAGCACTTTTTTCTTCGGGGATGACATGAGCGTCCTGATACCCCTGCCCTTAAAGTCAACCGAGGTACTGATGTCGAAGTTCCTGGTTGTGCTTGTGGATCTCATGGTAATTTCGATCGCGGTCATTCTTCCTGCCTACATTCTCTACGGGATCAGATCTGGAGCCGGTATTTCATACTGGATATTCATGGCGATAATCTTTCTACTCAGTCAGGTATTGCCCATAATGCTCTCGGCGATAATCGTTCTGCCGCTTTCGAGACTCTTCCGCTTCAAGAGATACAGAGACAGCATCGTCTATCTGATAAGCGCGCTCGTAGTTTTAGGCTTCCTTGTTTTCGTTTCCCTTACCAGCAGGGTTGACCCGAACATGAGCGCAGAGGAGTTCGCGAGAATATTCTCGAGCGAAGATGCAATACTAAACAAGACGGCCGGGGCATATCCGCCGACTATACTCGTTACGAAGGCCCTGAGCAAACCCTTCTTAGAGGGTTTACTGTGGTTGCTTGCCTTCATTGGCCTGCACGCTGCCGCTCTCGGAATCTTTCTCTTCTTTGGTCACAAATTTTACTACTCGGTCTATTCGAGCCTCCAAGAGAATTTTGCCAAACGGTCGAAACTTGAAGAAGGGGAGATAGCCTGGCTGATGGGCTTACAACAGACAAAGTTCTCTGCTCTCTATAAAAGAGAATGGTGGTACTTCCTGAAGGTCCCAGCATTCGCCTTCAACGGATTCGGAAATGTACTGGTCTTCCCAATCCTGCTGGTCATAGCGGCCGTTGCCGGACAAACCGATCAGTTAGGTCAGATGCTGGACCAGTTTCAGCAGTACAAGCCAGTCTTTGTCCCAGTCGGCGCACTGGTCGCAGCCGTTGCGGGAGGAATAAACGGCCTTGCCTCCTCTATGTTTAGCAGAGAAGGAGATTTGATCAGGGAGCTGAAGGTTCTTCCCGTTGACGTAAATGAAATCGTGAAAGTCAAATTCCTTCATATCGAGACGCTTAGTTTGATAGGCCCGGCATTCGGCGCAGTCGCTCTTAGTCTGATCCTTGGTCTGTCTTTCATAGAGGCGTTAGTTGTATTTGTTGTCGGAGGATTGACTCTCACATTCTTGAACATTCTGCAAATGATAATCGACTCGATAAAGCCGATCCTTGAATGGGAGAACCCTCAGAGAGCCATGAAGCAAAACGTCAACGTCGCGCTTTCGATTCCGGTCGTCTTTGGTTATGTGGGCGGTCTTGGATATCTCGCATTCTTACTGAAGGACAACATATCCGGGACAATTATGACTATCATATTGACCGCAATCGCTTTAGTTGGTATTGTAGTCACGTGGCCTATACTTATCAAGAGAGCGAACAGGCTCTTTGCTAGAGATTTGTGA
- a CDS encoding transposase — MEIVGIDWGRKKHYCYLLHQGKKLVLKNKEEDFAKLLKIKEAVYVIEDGNNRIVDYLLRNNRQVYILPSRRSSEARSFFVIEGKSDFIDSKVIAMTYEHNPEWCLQVKREGIAFELDVLVEENAVINVSMMQDIGRLDAYLERYWPEVKEVFSGTSARKLAFISICPTAKDFLTMSDKEILQKLKEMGFLINSNLKSKLKELRKIALERYVPASIRTLIVAFSRYAMEKKVMKEEIGKQMKEIIEESEFSVLLTLPGVGAIIASQLIVAYLTHKFSSYRDLQRYAGTTPTYYGSGNKNTTKMRSNCNHYLRGTLHIASLAATNSSKWMKRFYDNKKSEGKSSAHALRALANTILKIAFAMLRDLTPYSEEKFFKRNPLSDYTPSKKEGEQKPEYSLKVSSVATCRSTA; from the coding sequence ATGGAGATAGTTGGAATTGATTGGGGAAGAAAGAAGCATTACTGTTATCTTTTGCACCAGGGTAAGAAGTTAGTTTTAAAGAACAAGGAAGAAGATTTTGCGAAGCTTCTGAAGATAAAGGAGGCGGTCTATGTTATTGAGGATGGCAATAACAGGATCGTCGATTATCTTCTAAGGAACAACAGGCAGGTGTACATACTTCCAAGCAGGAGATCGAGCGAAGCCAGGTCATTCTTCGTGATAGAAGGCAAGAGCGATTTCATTGATTCGAAGGTAATAGCGATGACCTATGAGCATAACCCCGAATGGTGTTTGCAAGTGAAGAGGGAAGGGATAGCTTTTGAGCTGGATGTACTGGTTGAAGAGAACGCTGTGATAAATGTATCTATGATGCAGGATATAGGAAGGCTGGATGCATACCTTGAAAGGTACTGGCCGGAGGTGAAAGAAGTTTTCAGTGGCACTTCCGCCAGAAAACTGGCGTTTATATCCATCTGTCCTACTGCAAAAGACTTTCTCACAATGTCTGATAAAGAGATACTCCAGAAGCTTAAAGAGATGGGTTTCCTGATAAATAGCAATCTCAAAAGCAAGCTGAAGGAGCTCAGAAAAATCGCGCTTGAAAGATATGTGCCAGCTTCCATAAGGACATTGATAGTCGCTTTCTCAAGGTACGCTATGGAGAAAAAAGTGATGAAGGAAGAGATAGGCAAGCAGATGAAAGAAATCATTGAGGAAAGCGAATTCAGTGTGCTTCTCACCTTACCTGGAGTGGGAGCAATAATCGCCAGCCAGCTCATAGTTGCCTACCTAACACACAAGTTCAGTTCCTACAGAGACCTTCAAAGGTACGCGGGAACTACTCCGACTTACTATGGAAGCGGTAACAAGAATACCACCAAGATGAGAAGTAACTGCAATCACTATCTCAGAGGGACTCTTCATATAGCCAGTCTTGCTGCAACAAATAGCTCTAAATGGATGAAAAGATTCTACGACAACAAAAAGAGCGAGGGCAAGAGCTCTGCTCATGCCCTCCGTGCATTGGCGAACACCATCCTCAAAATCGCCTTCGCCATGCTTAGGGATTTGACTCCCTACTCAGAAGAGAAATTCTTCAAGAGGAATCCTCTTTCTGATTATACTCCTTCTAAAAAGGAGGGAGAACAGAAGCCTGAATACTCGCTGAAAGTATCTTCAGTAGCTACCTGCCGGTCTACTGCTTGA
- a CDS encoding type II toxin-antitoxin system PemK/MazF family toxin yields MNRELPLRGEIWLANLSPTRGREQSGFRPCLVISVDQFNHGPAELVIVVPLTSKNKSIPLHVEISGEQTGLDVTSYIKTEDLRSISRNRLEKKIGQVSEEVILDVLDRIKILLDIT; encoded by the coding sequence ATGAATAGAGAGCTGCCTTTAAGAGGAGAAATCTGGTTGGCAAACCTCAGTCCAACTAGAGGAAGAGAGCAATCTGGATTTAGACCATGTTTGGTCATTTCGGTCGACCAGTTCAATCATGGACCTGCTGAGCTCGTGATTGTTGTTCCCTTAACGTCAAAGAACAAATCTATCCCGCTGCATGTTGAGATCTCCGGAGAGCAAACAGGGCTCGATGTAACAAGCTACATTAAGACCGAGGACTTAAGGTCAATCTCGAGAAATAGATTGGAGAAGAAGATCGGTCAGGTCTCAGAAGAAGTAATCCTCGACGTTCTGGATCGGATAAAGATTCTCCTAGATATCACATGA